One Cydia fagiglandana chromosome 5, ilCydFagi1.1, whole genome shotgun sequence genomic window, ATGAGAGTTAAAGGCAACCAATGATTGTTGATAGGCTCTGAAGTATTTCACTTCGCCAAATGCCTATTGGACAGCCCTCATTTATTTGAGTAGATCCAAACAAATCGAAAATACGAGTATACCGATTTCACTTCATAAAAAGTTACAGTCATCCATTAAATCAGGAATTCTGGGCACAGATACGTATAAGTACAATACTGTCTGTATTGAAATGTGCGCACGCAAGAAAATTTTGACTTACATATTTACAAGTATGTAGATAATTCAAAATGACGCCCATAATAGCTAGCTAGCTACAATCAAACATCAGATACTTACATGAGAACATGGGAAAATGTGCGCACGCAAGTTGATTTGAAACCCAACTTAGAAGTTTGCTCTTTGGTACCGGTAGAGTGTTTACACTTGATTAGTTATCTACCTACAATTCTACAGGATGCACGTTTGAACTACATGTCCCGAGCTAGGACTTGAGGCAATAATTATACCGTACATGCGTAGGAAGGTTAGTTAAAACTTCCCGAGCGTCTGCGTGAACTCACTATGCTGTAGAGCATCTGCGAATAAGCAAACTTGAACACAGTAATAATAAATACTCACCTATGACTCGAACTAAGGCTTGCTGGATATTCGCTCTGCACATGACATCAGTTGAAAGTTAAATTGGCATTATTCCTACGCCATGCGTGGTCGTCGCCAACTCACACTTCGCAAATACTCGTATAGTCGGACCAGGCGTACTCTGCATGGCATTTACAATGACAAATTGTGGCTTCTTCACTTTATTTGGTTCTAGtctgtgcaaagttagcttagactgaTTTAGCCAATACTTCATAGTACCCAAACAGATGCCACCTTCAATTGTAATTCTTAGAAATGGGGATTGACAAATACGGGCTGTTAAATATTGGAATTAGGCTGTCCAATTAAATTAGTACGCTATATGGTGATTAAAGTTATTACTTAAACGTTTCTATTCTTATTAATCGTATTTACTTAAGCTATAAATCtatttattgtgaacctatATGAGGCTTTCGAAAAATCTCACTAGTTTACCAGTGTTTCACTTCTCAACGTAATACAGAATTAATAAAATAGTAAGTTATTGTCTAATTTGTAAGTTCATTTCAAATTAGACCGGTATTTAAATCAAAGAGGTAGGTTTCTAATTTATTTCAGTCAGCGAGTTAATTAAGAACTAAATTAAACTTCACTCATAAGGTTCGCCGAGAAATATCCCAccataattaggtacctaaacaaAGTTTACATCGCTACGTATGAAATGAAATAGAGAAAACCGTACCTCTACAAATTTACATCGGTTTTATTAACTTGGGCTTATGTTTCTCATAAGTATCTAAGCCTTGTTAAGATATTTACTAGAAATAACATGTTTAGTATCTAATATTAATTCtaagttattaatttaaagcTCTGCCACACTCAAACTGTTAGCAGATATTTAGTAAAAAGTAATTATGGTTAGTTAAGATGTCGTTGATGGTAAGAATTTGTGCGGATAATTTGTATCATGTTCagcaagtaaaaaaaaattaaatacttactacttatttaaCAAAACCGCATATTTAGCTGACATAGttataattcatttatttcctATAGGAGACCAGATACAAAACGTGTTCGCTGGGTCTTGACCTTTTCgcaccctttttagggttccgtggccAAAACACAAAAACGAAAAGCTAATAGTTTCATCATGTCCATTCGTCGGTTCGTCCGTATGTTACAGCCATTTTACTCGAAAACTATTAGGtatgtttaataaaatttgGAACGTACCTAGGTGTATTTTGTGCCTCAAAAACATGCTATTTGGTTCGTATGGTTTGAAGGTACAAATCCCTCCATTATGCGTGGTACGACACGCACATGGCTGGTTTTCTAGTACCTAAGCAGTAGTCTGCATTTGATAGCTGCTGTATaatgtaccaaatgatatttatttagaacTTAAGAAGCTCAAACTCGCCATTATGGGAATCAGTTTTACCTCGTACATGTATACGGAATAagtataaaagaaaataatCTTAAGTAGGGCATTAATCATtgtttacttaaatatttacagCATAAAGTAATTTGCGGAGTTTTTTCTAAgccaaaaaaacataggtactatAGCCACGggagctgagggcctaccgcgaaccacattcaaCGTGTTACCtcccctgtcacacttacgtgcgcatttacaagtgcgacagagaggcaacacgtcgaacttggttcgcggtaggccctctgagcggGCCCGCGCGGCTGCTACCGAATTCCGGAAGCTACCCGGATGGGATGAACATGCTTTGATGTTAACAGGACaggcaaacaaaacaaaaaccttTTCAAACTTtagtgtaattttattttactgttgGTCAGTATCCGTTTTTTGCTGTCGCGCGGCCGGATTAAAAGGACCAACTGTGGGTAAGTATATCCAATTGTTACAAATCTTGTTATCTATGTGCAAAATAAATCCgaaattaatgaaaaaattGGTTTTGCCAATAAGTGACATAATTAGTATCCttttctaaaaaaaatccaGCATAGACTTAAGGACTGTGTTTTGGAAAGTAGAGACCTGTCAATACTGGATCTCACAAAGGTCACGAAGATAAATTTGAAATTGCCGCAGGGTCAATGAAGTCTAATAGATATAAGTATTTAAACACAAATGTGtcacaaaaattaaaacaaaccttTCTTCATAAAATTTAATTCGATGACTCACATGTGTCGTAATAACTAAGTTCCTACTTCCTACTGATCCTCAAACACATACACATCACATATACCACCTCCAATAATTCTGACttgatttatttaatatgttctGCCCAAGTCGACCAGGCATAGTTAAACTGGTTCGGGTGAGACCTAGGGTCTCGCACCAAGGGCAGGATCCTAGGTATTGTTCTATTCTTCTCGGTTTCCAATTTCTGAAGCAGTTTCTGCACGATGTCTGGATATAGTTTTGAGATGTCCTTCGTTTCGCAAGGATCTTCAATGATATTGTAAAGACAGACGGTTCCTGGAGGAAAAAATAAAGCAAATTAGATATGGCTGTGATAATTTTAGTGAAATACTACTCGTATACTTATAGCTTACACGTACCATTTTCAGGGTAACATAATGACACATCTCGTTCTTCGCTTCTTTTCAAACAAtcaattttgtatttgtatctcTTCCTCATTTCATCATCGGCCATATTCACTTCCAGACCAGAATTGCGAAGAACAGAATACATAGTGCTCTTTTTTACAACATCAACGTATGAGGGAGGGCTGGGGCTGCCAATAATCCCCCTAAGATCGTGGCCCTGATAATTACTGTATTCTTTTATCACACTCCCTGTTATTAATTTGTACTCTGCCGATATAATCATATAGAAACCTTGGTAGTCATCGATTTCAACTATTTCATTACGCTTGGATGTCGCATTTGTAATAATGTTGTCCCATTGATTAAACCCGTCTATACCTGGCGGAGGGTCGGCACCCACTGCGTGGAGCAAAGTCGGGAGCCAGTCTGAAATATGCATATACCCATTCCAAGCCCGGCTCACCGGATTTAAGTTTGCCTTCCACAAAAGTCCGGTTACCCTCACGGCGCCTTCGAATGGAGACATTTTAATCCCTCTCAGCGGCCAATTAGATCCATAATTCAGGGAGTTCCCCGACGTCATGCCACCGTTGTCCGATGTGAACACTATGATGGTGTTGTTTAATATCCCTTTATCGGAAAGTGATTTTACTATATCGCCTACGCTGTCATCCAGTTTTTTAACCATAGCTGAAACAAAACATTATATATCAGTTCTATCACTATCGTTACATTGGCTACACTTTATAATATGTGTATGGCGGTTATAATGTTCAACTATATTGATAGATCTTAAAGTTCCATTCTAAACCTTATTGCCAAGCCttacaagccttattgagcttactgtaggacaaggtcgatctgtgtaaaattgtcctatagtattcatttattttaaatagaaatatttttatgaacacACCAATCACACCATGTAAACGACGGCAGGGTCGGCAGGGTCGATGGCGGGACGATCTGGAAACATTTCTTAGCAACTGGACGGATGCTGCAGTTAATCGGGAGGATTGGAAGTCTAGGGGGGaggtctttgcccagcagtgggacactttaTAGGctcgttaaaaaaaatatgacgtGAAGAAAGGGAAGTCACCTGCCAGTATGCGCCGCTGTTGTGACTCGATATGGCGCATGCGGCGCACCTCGTCCGGCGGCGCCTGCAAGATGGCGCCGTCGTTGCCGCCGTGGGGCGCGTTGTGCGCCACCATCAGGAACAGCAGCGACGACGGGTCGTGAGCTTCGATAACTGCACCATACAATAGTTTTGTTATCATCCCGAATGGTAACGATGAACTTTATGCAAacttcttcgtggtcgtgacctcatgtctgggGGACGTGGggggttattcttcctaccactgctctccaggcctctcgatcttcagccatctgcatcgttgcctggagcgaagtctgggtaatattttggaccacatctgaccatctactgggtgcacgccctctactccttCGTCCATCGCAAACTATCCATACATATTTGAGAGGCAGTTTGAACTCGGAATTTATTAAGCGACAataaaaagttttcattcaATTAGTTGCTATTTACGCCTGGTGGATATTATTTCAAAGGCTTccttattttattaatgtaaatatatatttagcaAACTAATATACTTACTACTCATCAAACATCAACTCAACTGTCACAATTTGTGTGCTTTGAAGGAACAATGAACTATTCGCGTCGTAACAAAAAcaattacacttgtaacaagaTGTCCGTCCAATTTCTAATTAGTTACCTACTCCGAGCTACGTAACCTGAGTTTACTTGAcgtagccacagaataaataatagtaaggtaaatgtacgcttcaccgaatgcttaagccctaaacttacgtttaatttttttattagttctgatattttcttacgaatatgttcaatactaaaatagaaacatagataaatttgtcctcatttaaacatacctgtaaattactgaaatgattggacgtgtattaaaaacatttttaaagtcatttcttccaatttccttgtttgtaccgtttaccgaactaagaaacgtgatttgcacattataccgaatagggagcccgcattaccgaactaggaaataattgtatgaaaatatggtgttgagtggtgctcaaacttcagtagttcactattaaatccctactatgcttcgttttttagcattataaagatggtaagcgatcttgacgtgtcttttttattgaaaaatacttttgaaaaataagtcagtaagtaaggtacgcaacaattataaaacatgtacgcatgtgtataaaaaaatttggctgtttcataaattttggctcgtccattttctatggaagggtaaattttttttcacgaattcggagttggtcccatagtaaaagttgctcagtataatcccaaaacctccctgggaatgggaatgtagttaatttttagccaccctgtatgggaaccccggaatttcataactaaagataaaagtttaaaaaatcacaatcgcccaagacgagaggaatctaaaaaaaatttttggacatctaggtttggaccaccctatataaaatattattgcttcattatttttattatcctattcagtttttttgtccacattccaagactattatcaggcgtccaataagtatgtctaaagtttgaaaagcgctggcattgaaataatggtcacaaaaaataaacatataaatatcgacctagccgttatcgtaataaggattatattctcatgaacgtcgaatagaaacatggccaacgcaaacatgagttcggtagcagagaccatgggtaccatttACCGAACGGCCGatcggtgaacgaaacatggaaaatatgtggaacctatttcgcgaacggattttgaaaatagtattgaaatcgtaatcaatgtggtataactacaaatctatcattaaatttaatacttgaatccattacaaaaccgtacatgtgtaaagttcttgctaatactgacgtaaaatatctaaaattattgtttgataatagtcttgccaaaaaccttattttgatgccaaaaagtcgtaaaacatgaacatttcaaacgcagttttataataatctatataggttattgttgttcggcaattgctcataaaattacaaatacattaagttatttgtgaaattaggtagttaatctaaatagttcgtaatcaaccattaaaaaaataatttcataaacatacgctttccctgattccggacgctgttcgataatacattccaatcaaattgtcggtgtactcatcaccgaactcacattaagcttaatttctgataatatgactgcactaaattaattaaattgactaaaatacacaaactaattaagtagtcacactgaaaaaccatactttgaaacacagaaataaatttaaaaggttttatgaccttaagaaatatacgcaacttcttaccgatttctttaaggttgcccatacaaagtggcaatcggcagcaacgatccgtttcgatcagttgccacgtcccaactgcgggacaaattggccgactctgaggcatagtggaagggataggtatttaactcgtggaaaaaaaatacgcaagtaaatatcagctgtaaataatcgacttatagcctaaaatagaagaaattcggtgatacggacggaaattgagcgttcggtgaagcgtacttttaccttactgccgtacagaaaggaaatttcctacaaaaccgaagtttgacagcggttcagggtagAATCATGCTGTCCCGTTCTTATATATGACACTAtgcctttcggctatttagggttgtcaaaattcaagccattatcttatctgtggtcgtgcacgcaaaggaacGTCAAGTTGTGTTAACCAATTGCTcgaagcaatgctgagccgaatggagccgagtttgcacgaagtcaggagtttcctCCTGGCTGTACAgctggcctagccaaggtgacaatcgctatcgcttcgacaacgaaacgctttgtgtctctctatcactcttccatataagtgcgacagtgacagttgagtttcaatcgctacggagcgtactcTGAGCTTACTTGATGTAGCCTCCCGGGTGTACAGGTCGGTGACATAGCCCGTCGAGTCCCACGCGGGGGTCTCATTCCTGTACAAGTCGTAGCCGGACACGGTCCCAGAGCTCCACTGAAACATCAATCAACAAGATTGATTAGTcaaaaaaattggtaaaaaCTGAAATACAGAAACTATTTTAACATTTCTAAGGACATTAGGAGCTTACTGTCTAATTATAGTTTGGTAACTATTTTATAATCAgtaaacaaagttataaatgCACAAAACCCTGGGGTAtgaataataggtaggtacctacctacttacttaaacaAAGCCGGAATAATACTTGTTGTTACAGTATATATTTCCTTTCCAGTTTTCTTGGTTAGAAGTCACAGAGGCATATTCGGATACgtgttatggatatgatctgtcagctgtcaacagCAATGACACTTGATCATATCTTACTATAACCATTTCATAACAAGATCATAAAGTTTGATGTTTCTTCAGGTTGTTTTTTCAAAACTTTAGGTCGGTTTAGAAATTCAGTTTTtaactacataatataattaataataatcatGTAATTGCTATTATCGCTAAAAACATCATCATTTCATCCATTACAagaattattgttattattttcctagACCCGTTCCCGTTATTATTTTCCTAGATTTTTCATCGCGTGGGCATTAAACAAAAGAATCACGAACTGCAAACGCATCAAATTTAAAACCAGTCTTACAAAGGTTTAAGTACCAGCTTTAGTTTCGACAATAATGCAGTAAAAGTCGCATAAAATAAATGGAATATTTACCGACTCCTCAATCGTGTACTCATAGTAATCAATATACCCGCCCCGGTGCCCGAAGTGTGTGTCGAAGCCACGCGCTGTGGGCAGAGCCGCTGACCGACACATACCCACATGCCACTTTCCCACCAAATGCGTTGAATAACCCAACTCCTTCAGATATTGTGGTAAAATCTTCTCGTTTAGCGGTAGAAATCTGTCCTCACTCTGCACGAGAGGATAACCTTGCATGCCTGTAATGTTACAAACGACGTAATAAggaaaatttgtacataaatttaAAGTGTACGCAATAACGCTGTTTCTTAATATTTAATACCGAGATAATTGACATTGAAGTGGAGGTAAGTATTTCGTCGTGGGGCCCGAATAatgtttttcatttttaatttatgagCCCGCGAATTTCTCGACCGGTCCAGATCGCGTGGACGCCATTTGAATTCTTTTAAGATTAATAAGTCTTTATAGTCTGACAagccaactttgtcagtagtAAAAGGTGCAAAAGTGAAAATTTGTTGGTATCccaacccttcgcgcctacagttTTTTGCCGCTTCTTTTTACTGACAAGGTTAGCTTGCcagaattttataaatattgaatttttttttttatttgtaaacttTTAAAAAACCAATTATAGTTAAATAATACTTTTTTCTTATAAGGTACTGCAGAGCCGCCGCCGAGACGATGGAACAAAAACAAAGATTTGTTTTTATCTGGGAGAAAACTAAAGGTGCGTTGTGTAATTTCTAGCACCTTCTTATTCTTAGTAGATAtttggtacctacatatttaaactTATAGATAGGCATATTTGCGTTTGCATGTATATGATGGTCgatcttgtctacgtgacagcgtgataaaacggtgtccgtcactttttatCTGACGGTGTTAAAAAAGtgtcatttattttatcatatgaataaagatggataaaatcatccataatacgccggctagACGGAGAGTACATACCTGGccaaaaagaaatattttagacTTGCCAACACACATAATATTGTATATAACACATAACTTAAGCACTGCGCCTTGACATTGGCAATGTATGTATTTACCTTCATCCTTCATCATTTTAGTTATTAATAAGAATGATACTctacttattattatatttaggaACTAATTAT contains:
- the LOC134664375 gene encoding arylsulfatase J-like, which produces MAECLKTKLAVILLIVMTLGVRGESNVKPNIVYILADDLGWDDVSFHGSEQVRTPNIDLLARSGVALQRFYSHCLCTPSRSALLTGKHAYTLGMQGYPLVQSEDRFLPLNEKILPQYLKELGYSTHLVGKWHVGMCRSAALPTARGFDTHFGHRGGYIDYYEYTIEESWSSGTVSGYDLYRNETPAWDSTGYVTDLYTREATSIIEAHDPSSLLFLMVAHNAPHGGNDGAILQAPPDEVRRMRHIESQQRRILAAMVKKLDDSVGDIVKSLSDKGILNNTIIVFTSDNGGMTSGNSLNYGSNWPLRGIKMSPFEGAVRVTGLLWKANLNPVSRAWNGYMHISDWLPTLLHAVGADPPPGIDGFNQWDNIITNATSKRNEIVEIDDYQGFYMIISAEYKLITGSVIKEYSNYQGHDLRGIIGSPSPPSYVDVVKKSTMYSVLRNSGLEVNMADDEMRKRYKYKIDCLKRSEERDVSLCYPENGTVCLYNIIEDPCETKDISKLYPDIVQKLLQKLETEKNRTIPRILPLVRDPRSHPNQFNYAWSTWAEHIK